The Nitrospiria bacterium genomic interval CGGGTTTCTCTCTTGATCATGTGGATGTACGTTCGAATGGCCTCTTTGATGTTCTCCAGGGCTTCCGGTAATGAGTCGCCCTGACTGACGCATCCCGAAAGCGCCGGGCAGTTCACATGATAGCCGCGCGGGCTTTTGTAGATCACCACGGTGTACTTCACGA includes:
- a CDS encoding type II toxin-antitoxin system HicB family antitoxin, which translates into the protein MSKPTGEIVKYTVVIYKSPRGYHVNCPALSGCVSQGDSLPEALENIKEAIRTYIHMIKRETRNKMTTEVQVAV